The Sedimentibacter sp. zth1 DNA segment AACTATTTTGGGTATAACAATTCTATCTTTGTGGGGAGCTGTTTTGTTAATTATAAAATATATTATAAATAAAATAGATGATAAAAATAAAAAGGTATCTCAGATAATATAAAATATTAATAAAATATATATTCAATTAAGAAATAAGTATTATACTAGTTATATAATACTTATTTTTTTACATACTAGGAAAGTTTTACTCTTAGTATATAATAAAGGGGAGAGTACAAATATGACAAAATTAGTGTCTTGGTTTGACGGTGAAGTATATAATAAAGAGATAGAATTAAGTTTTCATGATTGCGATTTTAAAAAGAGAATTAAGATAGCAACTGTTATGGCATTAGCTTCTGATACTGCGGGTAAAGATTACACAGCTAGAGGAATAACTCATGCAAAAATGCTAGAAATTAAGCAAGTTATGTTACTTGCTAGGTATCACATACATTTTAACAAAATACCTAAAGTAGATGAAATTTTAACAATTAAAACTTGGGAAAAAGGAATTAAGGATGGTTTTGTACTTAGGGATTATGAATTTATTGATTCAAGTAATGAAATTAGTATTACTACTTCAAGCACATGGTTTATAATTAATCATGAAACAAGGAAAATAGTAAGACCTAAAGCATTTCATGGTAAAGTTATAGGCAATAGCGATAAAGATATTGGTTGCGAGCCTTGTCATAGATTACAAATTGATGAAGAAAAGCTATTATCTTTAGGAAAACATATTGTAAATTTTTCAGAGCTTGATGGTAATGGTCATTTAAACAATGCTAATTATGGAAACATTATTTTTGATGTTATGATGGATAATTTTCCTAACAAAGAATTTAAAGATTTTTATATTAATTATATAAAAGAAGCTAAAGCAGGTGAAGTAATTTCTATATTTAGCTATGAGGATAATAATAAAATTTATATTGTTGGTAAAATAGAAACTGAAACTTGTTTTATGTGTTTGCTTGCTTGATGAGTTTTTTATACGTGGCTATTTTGTTTTTACTATGCTTTATTTTAATAATGTAAGCTTTAAGCCTAAAAGTCTGCTTCTAATTTTAAGAAAGCAGATTTTTTTGATTTGAATAAATAAAGCTAGCCTATGAAGCAAAAAGAAAACTACATTAATTTTGTAATCACATTGCGTGTAGAAAATTGTAACTTCAGTACACTCCATAATGGTCAAATGCGTGGGACGGGGTACAGTTCAGTCTACCTTGACCAAAGGTCATTACGTTTGACTTCGTACAATTTCAGCTACACTACATGAATGTTACAAAATTAAATCCGTTTTCTTTTCTAAATAAATATACTGAAAGTATTGAAAAATCAGCAAAAGCTTATAGTTAATTTAACCAATATACGGTAAATATAACAGGACGATAAAATTGTTAAATACTCACAATTTTATATGTTGTCGAAAAATGACACGTTTTAACATTTTAAAAATTTTCCAAAAACGTCATGGTGTTTTGTAAAAACATATGATAAAATGTAAAATATAGTAAAAATATACATAATATAAAATATATGAATTTTATATGTATATTGTAGCAAGTTCTAACATAATTAAATAACTTATAGTGATTATAATTTTACTTACACTATCTGCTAACTCCCAAGCAGATAGAAAAGTCTTTATGGGGGTAATAGACTGTGAGTTATAATTATATATACAGTAAAATTAAATTTGCTGTAAAAATTAATAAAAAATTTAGTGTCTACTTTGACACTATCGATTTATAAAAAAGGAGAAAATATATGAAAAAGTTTATATGTATGTTTATTTCAGTTCTTATTGCTACTACTATGGTAATGCCTGTATCAGCAGTTGAGAAATCTGAAAATATTATTGATTATACTAATAAAATTGAAGTAAAAGCTGAAAGAGATTTAAGTAATGACGTTCTGCCGTATGGATTGTTTGACGACTATAATGTATATAGTGGTGGTTCTTGGGTTATGGATGGATTAGTTGGAGTTGGTGCAAAAGGCTGGACAAATATAGTTGAAAAGAGTGATGGAACATATAGGTATCATTATACAAATGTAGCTGTTTATGCTGATCATGATGAAAATACTGTTTATACATCTGGTAGAGAGTGGGGCTCAGGTAAAGTTGAGGCTTCAACTGGTGATCTTGGAGAGGGTGCAATGCACCATTATAGGATTTTTTATGGTTGGTAGTAATAAAAATTTATTGATAATATATTTTTATTAATCGAAAGCAAGTTTTATTGAAATAACAATTTTTGATAAATTACTAGTTCAACATGTAAGAAATGGATGTCGCATAATTATTATTTTTTCAAAAAAGTAATTATGCAACATCTACTATAATTTTAAAAGTGAGGAAGTATGACTAAAAAATTAGTTTTGGGTTTCTCTATAATAATTTTATTATTGCAATTATTGTTTATATCATATATTAATTATAATGATTTTGTTGATTTACAAATAATTACATCAAATTCATTAATTTCAGATCAATCTGTTTCTTTGATTTTAAGAGCAGGCGATGTACCACAACTATATGAATTATTAGAATTAATAAAAATTTATCCTGATATAACTCTTTTGTCAAAACTTTATAATTTTGACAATTTGGTAGTATGGGGACTTTGTGGGAATTGTTATTTAGATAACAATGCAAATTCATTGATAAATGGAAGGTTTTTTGCAAAAGATGATTTTTTTAAGGAAGATTTCAAAGCTGTAGTAAGTGAAAATATATTAAATTCAGATAATTGCTATTTAGATAAAAACGAAAAAATATATTTTAAATTCAACAATAATAATTATGAAGTGATTGGTGTTATATCATCAAATATTAGTAATATGCTTGATAATACTGTTTTTGTCAATTTAGATTCACTTAATA contains these protein-coding regions:
- a CDS encoding ABC transporter permease is translated as MTKKLVLGFSIIILLLQLLFISYINYNDFVDLQIITSNSLISDQSVSLILRAGDVPQLYELLELIKIYPDITLLSKLYNFDNLVVWGLCGNCYLDNNANSLINGRFFAKDDFFKEDFKAVVSENILNSDNCYLDKNEKIYFKFNNNNYEVIGVISSNISNMLDNTVFVNLDSLNIEFLNKFIIDGTDNEVIDNAVNSIIQEYNVDIISENNNFVERYIFNDVDKHILSIFMVIFISILIITLSMFILHYYSEEIKVKRIIGISFKRILSDLLKNIITLTLINTAFFVTVYTIIYYKVLQEIHLCFYFSHVIIFSCIILIIISWIIYLYMLISNNFFYRNGVK
- a CDS encoding acyl-[acyl-carrier-protein] thioesterase translates to MTKLVSWFDGEVYNKEIELSFHDCDFKKRIKIATVMALASDTAGKDYTARGITHAKMLEIKQVMLLARYHIHFNKIPKVDEILTIKTWEKGIKDGFVLRDYEFIDSSNEISITTSSTWFIINHETRKIVRPKAFHGKVIGNSDKDIGCEPCHRLQIDEEKLLSLGKHIVNFSELDGNGHLNNANYGNIIFDVMMDNFPNKEFKDFYINYIKEAKAGEVISIFSYEDNNKIYIVGKIETETCFMCLLA